A part of Crassostrea angulata isolate pt1a10 chromosome 5, ASM2561291v2, whole genome shotgun sequence genomic DNA contains:
- the LOC128184869 gene encoding uncharacterized protein LOC128184869, with the protein MSPAGAPITSTPGPSSFPYKCDVSRITSSEAEITDKSDVYMSGIEEMKKSCRCPIVKESNSFINPFDLTIDVTEVEMTDDDVEDDDYEPSFNITLREGLDTTAATDDDEDDECISDEEIETTEVDFSQSPGCHRIKTNEEIQGFMNDQPFLIYYNQLLSLATANIQKTCSHKGCGLGVEIKKEVVASALYLKWICPDGHTLYRWCSQPILNRGVHIGDLMLTASTVLSGSNFQKISMFAKFLHLPILSKSTFYKMQRQYVVPSVDEHWINHQNAVLEEFRGVDLVVLGDGRMDSPGHSAQYCSYTFMEYTTKKILCIITLDKRFTEKKSTNLEKACFIKGLGFLIEKGMKIIEVVTDAHVQISSLMKKNYPDIKHLFDVWHGTKNLGKKIIKAGQEKKNKGLLDWTKDVVNHYWYTAQTCTTKEDFVKYSRVGKLPEPHFDVRIEATFIHATCLPMSKSLGCIGS; encoded by the exons ATGAGTCCAGCGGGTGCACCTATTACCTCTACCCCAGGACCATCGTCTTTTCCATACAAGTGTGATGTGTCAAGAATTACTTCTTCAGAGGCGGAAATAACTGA TAAGTCAGATGTATACATGTCTGGAAtagaagaaatgaaaaaaagctGTCGATGTCCCATTGTGAAGGAGTCAAACAGTTTCATAAACCCTTTTGA TTTGACCATTGATGTGACTGAGGTGGAAATGACAGATGATGATGTAGAGGATGATGATTATGAACCAAGTTTTAACATCACTCTAAG AGAAGGACTTGACACCACTGCTGCTACTGATGATGATGAGGATGACGAATGCATAAGTGATGAGGAAATCGAGACTACAGAAGTTGATTTTAGTCAAAGTCCTGGTTGTCATCGCATCAAAACCAATGAAGAGATACAAGGCTTTATGAATGATCAACCTTTCTTGATATATTACAACCAGCTGCTGAGTTTAGCTACAGCAAACATACAGAAAACTTGTTCGCATAAAGGCTGTGGACTAGGAgtagaaataaagaaagaagTTGTTGCATCAGCCCTTTACCTGAAATGG ATTTGTCCAGATGGTCACACGCTTTATAGATGGTGCTCCCAGCCAATCTTGAATAGAGGTGTACACATTGGGGACTTGATGCTGACTGCAAGCACTGTCCTCTCAGGAAGTAATTTCCAAAAGATATCGATGTTTGCTAAATTTTTACATCTTCCTATTCTTAGCAAAAGCACCTTCTATAAAATGCAGCGCCAGTATGTTGTCCCATCTGTCGATGAACACTGGATAAACCACCAAAATGCAGTACTGGAGGAGTTCAGAGGAGTTGATTTGGTTGTTCTTG GGGATGGAAGAATGGACAGTCCGGGACATTCCGCGCAGTATTGCTCTTATACCTTCATGGAGTATACTACCAAAAAGATCCTATGCATCATCACCTTAGACAAAAGGTTTACAGAAAAGAAAAGTACAAACTTGGAAAAGGCGTGCTTTATAAAGGGACTTGGGTTTCTTATAGAGAAGGGGATGAAAATTATAGAAGTTGTGACTGATGCACATGTGCAGATTTCATCACTAATGA aGAAAAACTATCCAGACATCaagcatttatttgatgtttggCATGGGACCAAgaatttggggaaaaaaatcatcaag GCAGGTCAAGAAAAGAAGAATAAAGGTTTGCTGGACTGGACCAAAGATGTGGTTAACCATTACTGGTATACAGCACAAACTTGTACTACAAAAGAAGACTTTGTT AAGTACAGCAGAGTTGGAAAACTTCCAGAACCTCATTTTGATGTACGCATCGAAGCGACATTCATACACGCCACCTGCTTACCGATGTCGAAATCTCTTGGCTGCATTGGATCATAA
- the LOC128184772 gene encoding uncharacterized protein LOC128184772 isoform X1 gives MQLIQVSRSSMSDRESSSSPERPSRGRARGRARARGRARGQGPARRRGARARGICRGPNRHETLRQRVIDRNLQLRNRVAEMTEDALRELVMSVCERDPSLILDIVDRASQAEAAQGGYHPLPGSNSPNWCVCSKCREMPTEEERVCCRQTPSNCLSTLPDFDLIVLDPLVLMVARRYRQDVLAAGEDDDFNRSNRHAGYQQFILWQHGHLGAGNRRVIPSCCKWRIRDTYPDSFGQYRGFVGGRLG, from the exons ATGCAACTTATACAGGTTTCAAGAAGTTCTATGTCTGATAGAGAGTCTTCCTCTAGCCCCGAGAGACCAAGCAGGGGCAGAGCCAGAGGGAGAGCCAGGGCTAGAGGTAGAGCAAGAGGGCAGGGTCCAGCTCGGAGACGGGGTGCTAGAGCTAGAGGAATATGCAGGGGGCCAAACAGACACGAGACGCTCAGACAGCGTGTAATAGACCGAAATCTTCAACTAAGG aatcgTGTTGCCGAGATGACGGAGGATGCATTGAGAGAATTAGTGATGAGCGTCTGTGAGAGAGACCCATCACTAATTCTCGACATCGTCGATCGGGCATCTCAAGCTGAAGCCGCTCAAGGTGGATATCATCCACTGCCCGGAAGCAATTCCCCCAATTGGTGTGTGTGCAGCAAGTGTCGGGAGATGCCCACCGAGGAGGAGAGGGTGTGCTGCAGGCAAACACCTTCCAACTGCCTCTCTACTTTGCCA GACTTTGACCTGATAGTTCTAGACCCATTAGTTTTGATGGTAGCTCGTCGGTACAG ACAGGATGTCCTTGCTGCTGGTGAGGACGACGACTTTAACCGGAGCAATCGCCACGCAGGATACCAGCAGTTTATCCTCTGGCAGCATGGGCATTTGGGGGCAGGAAACCGCCGTGTCATTCCAAGCTGCTGCAAGTGGAGGATAAGAGATACTTATCCTGACAGTTTTGGACAATATAGGGGATTTGTGGGTGGCCGTCTgggataa
- the LOC128184772 gene encoding uncharacterized protein LOC128184772 isoform X2, whose amino-acid sequence MDDEVSRSSMSDRESSSSPERPSRGRARGRARARGRARGQGPARRRGARARGICRGPNRHETLRQRVIDRNLQLRNRVAEMTEDALRELVMSVCERDPSLILDIVDRASQAEAAQGGYHPLPGSNSPNWCVCSKCREMPTEEERVCCRQTPSNCLSTLPDFDLIVLDPLVLMVARRYRQDVLAAGEDDDFNRSNRHAGYQQFILWQHGHLGAGNRRVIPSCCKWRIRDTYPDSFGQYRGFVGGRLG is encoded by the exons ATGGATGACGAG GTTTCAAGAAGTTCTATGTCTGATAGAGAGTCTTCCTCTAGCCCCGAGAGACCAAGCAGGGGCAGAGCCAGAGGGAGAGCCAGGGCTAGAGGTAGAGCAAGAGGGCAGGGTCCAGCTCGGAGACGGGGTGCTAGAGCTAGAGGAATATGCAGGGGGCCAAACAGACACGAGACGCTCAGACAGCGTGTAATAGACCGAAATCTTCAACTAAGG aatcgTGTTGCCGAGATGACGGAGGATGCATTGAGAGAATTAGTGATGAGCGTCTGTGAGAGAGACCCATCACTAATTCTCGACATCGTCGATCGGGCATCTCAAGCTGAAGCCGCTCAAGGTGGATATCATCCACTGCCCGGAAGCAATTCCCCCAATTGGTGTGTGTGCAGCAAGTGTCGGGAGATGCCCACCGAGGAGGAGAGGGTGTGCTGCAGGCAAACACCTTCCAACTGCCTCTCTACTTTGCCA GACTTTGACCTGATAGTTCTAGACCCATTAGTTTTGATGGTAGCTCGTCGGTACAG ACAGGATGTCCTTGCTGCTGGTGAGGACGACGACTTTAACCGGAGCAATCGCCACGCAGGATACCAGCAGTTTATCCTCTGGCAGCATGGGCATTTGGGGGCAGGAAACCGCCGTGTCATTCCAAGCTGCTGCAAGTGGAGGATAAGAGATACTTATCCTGACAGTTTTGGACAATATAGGGGATTTGTGGGTGGCCGTCTgggataa
- the LOC128182878 gene encoding phenylalanine-4-hydroxylase-like isoform X1 — protein sequence MAANNQERSFTETETNQKKITIFFTLCNNVGELCKALEVLKDHQVNLHHINSQQNKERREESDFILICDNSGSLKGAIEGLKRVSKNLEIISVPWFPIHTSDLDKVVPKTFSCDKELDADHPGFKDDDYKRRRAEVAAMSRNYKHDQEIPRVDYTDKEINTWRTVYSALVKLYPDYACERFNINFELLQTKCGYSPDNIPQLEDVSKFLQNRTGFRLRPAPGLISPRDFLAALAFRTFYSTQYIRHYSRPEYTPEPDVCHELLGHVPLFADEEFAQFAQEIGLASLGAPLEYIKVLSRLYWFTVEVGLWKEAGETKVYGAALLSSAEELEFCLRNAEKIKTLDPAEACKEKIQPSKIQPYYFVAESFETVKEIIREFATTNPRPFDVKSTQSVEVQCISN from the exons GACCATCAGGTAAATCTTCACCATATTAACTCTCAACAAAACAAGGAAAGAAGGGAAGAATCCgatttcattttgatctgtGACAATAGTGGAAGTCTGAAAGGAGCCATTGAGGGTCTCAAACGTGTTTCTAAGAACCTAGAGATTATATCAG TTCCGTGGTTTCCGATACATACTAGTGATCTAGACAAAGTTGTCCCAAAAACCTTCAGCTGTGACAAAGAATTGGATGCAGATCATCCG GGTTTCAAAGATGATGATTACAAAAGAAGAAGGGCGGAAGTTGCTGCCATGTCACGCAATTACAAACa TGACCAGGAAATCCCAAGGGTGGATTATACAGACAAGGAAATCAACACATG GCGAACCGTTTACAGTGCACTCGTCAAATTGTATCCTGATTATGCCTGTGAAAGATTTAACATCAACTTCGAACTGCTCCAAACCAAATGTGGTTACAGCCCCGACAACATTCCACAACTAGAGGACGTTTCGAAGTTTTTACAGa ATCGCACTGGATTCAGATTACGTCCTGCGCCAGGTTTAATTTCTCCTCGTGACTTCCTAGCAGCACTAGCTTTCCGCACGTTCTATTCTACACAGTACATACGTCATTATTCCAGACCAGAGTACACACCGGAACC TGATGTTTGTCACGAGTTATTGGGTCACGTACCTCTTTTTGCTGACGAAGAATTTGCTCAGTTTGCCCAAGAAATAGGACTAGCGAGCCTTGGAGCCCCTCTTGAATACATCAAAGTTTTGTCTAGG ttATATTGGTTCACTGTTGAAGTTGGTCTGTGGAAAGAAGCAGGGGAAACAAAAGTATACGGAGCCGCACTGTTGTCTTCAGCTGAAGAATTGGAG ttttgtctaagaaatgctGAAAAGATAAAAACTCTCGACCCTGCAGAGGcgtgtaaagaaaaaattcaaccCTCAAAAATCCAGCCCTATTATTTTGTGGCAGAAAGTTTTGAAACCGTAAAGGAGATAATAAG AGAGTTTGCAACAACCAATCCCCGTCCTTTCGATGTTAAATCAACCCAGAGTGTAGAGgtacaatgtatatcaaattaa